From Saimiri boliviensis isolate mSaiBol1 chromosome 9, mSaiBol1.pri, whole genome shotgun sequence, a single genomic window includes:
- the CHST2 gene encoding carbohydrate sulfotransferase 2: MSRSVPRALPPGALPQLLQAAPAAAPRALLPQWPRRPGRRWPASPLGMKVFRRKALVLCAGYALLLVLTMLNLLDYKWHKEPLQQCNPDGPLGAAAGAAGGSWGRPGPPPAVLPRTHTHLDLRTPYRPPAAAVGAAPAAAGGMAGVAGPPGNGTRGTGGVGDKRQLVYVFTTWRSGSSFFGELFNQNPEVFFLYEPVWHVWQKLYPGDAVSLQGAARDMLSALYRCDLSVFQLYSPAGSGGRNLTTLGIFGAATNKVVCSSPLCPAYRKEVVGLVDDRVCKKCPPQRLARFEEECRKYHTLVIKGVRVFDVAVLAPLLRDPALDLKVIHLVRDPRAVASSRIRSRHGLIRESLQVVRSRDPRAHRMPFLEAAGHKLGAKKEGVGGPADYHALGAMEVICNSMAKTLQTALQPPDWLQGHYLVVRYEDLVGDPVKTLRRVYDFVGLLVSPEMEQFALNMTSGSGSSSKPFVVSARNATQAANAWRTALTFQQIKQVEEFCYQPMAVLGYERVNSPEEVKDLSKTLLRKPRL; this comes from the coding sequence ATGAGCCGCAGCGTGCCGCGAGCTCTGCCCCCAGGCGCGCTCCCCCAGCTGCTCCAGGCTGCGCCTGCAGCTGCGCCGCGTGCCCTGCTCCCGCAGTGGCCCCGGCGCCCAGGACGCCGCTGGCCCGCGTCCCCTCTCGGAATGAAGGTGTTCCGCAGGAAGGCGCTGGTGCTGTGTGCGGGCTATGCACTGCTGCTGGTGCTCACCATGCTCAACCTCCTGGACTACAAGTGGCACAAGGAGCCGCTGCAGCAGTGCAACCCCGACGGGCCTCTGGGTGCCGCAGCGGGGGCAGCTGGAGGCAGCTGGGGGCGCCCGGGACCGCCTCCGGCTGTTCTGCCCCGCACTCATACCCACTTGGACCTCCGCACTCCTTACCGCCCTCCTGCTGCCGCCGTCGGGGCCGCTCCTGCAGCTGCAGGAGGGATGGCAGGGGTTGCAGGTCCTCCGGGCAATGGCACTCGGGGCACCGGGGGCGTCGGGGACAAGCGGCAGCTGGTGTACGTGTTCACCACGTGGCGCTCGGGTTCGTCGTTCTTTGGCGAGCTGTTCAACCAGAATCCCGAGGTGTTCTTTCTCTACGAGCCAGTGTGGCATGTATGGCAAAAACTATATCCAGGAGACGCTGTTTCCCTGCAGGGGGCAGCGCGGGACATGCTGAGCGCTCTGTATCGCTGCGACCTCTCTGTCTTCCAGCTGTATAGCCCCGCGGGCAGCGGGGGGCGCAACCTCACCACGCTGGGCATCTTTGGCGCAGCCACCAACAAGGTGGTGTGCTCGTCGCCACTCTGCCCCGCCTACCGCAAGGAGGTCGTGGGGTTGGTGGACGACCGCGTGTGCAAGAAGTGCCCGCCGCAGCGCTTGGCGCGTTTCGAGGAGGAGTGCCGCAAGTACCACACACTAGTTATCAAGGGTGTGCGCGTCTTCGATGTGGCGGTGTTGGCACCACTGCTACGAGACCCGGCCCTGGACCTCAAGGTCATCCACCTGGTGCGTGATCCTCGTGCAGTGGCGAGCTCACGCATCCGCTCGCGTCATGGCCTCATCCGTGAGAGCCTACAGGTGGTGCGCAGCCGAGACCCACGAGCTCACCGCATGCCTTTCCTGGAGGCCGCGGGCCACAAGCTTGGAGCCAAGAAGGAGGGTGTGGGCGGCCCGGCTGACTACCATGCTCTGGGCGCTATGGAGGTCATCTGCAATAGCATGGCTAAGACGCTGCAGACAGCCCTGCAGCCCCCCGACTGGCTGCAGGGCCACTACTTGGTGGTGCGGTACGAGGACCTGGTGGGAGACCCCGTCAAGACACTACGGAGAGTGTACGATTTTGTGGGACTGTTGGTGAGCCCCGAAATGGAGCAGTTTGCCCTCAACATGACCAGTGGCTCGGGCTCCTCCTCCAAGCCTTTCGTGGTATCTGCACGCAACGCCACGCAGGCCGCCAACGCCTGGCGGACCGCCCTCACCTTCCAGCAGATCAAACAAGTGGAGGAGTTTTGTTACCAGCCCATGGCCGTCCTGGGCTATGAGCGGGTTAACAGCCCTGAAGAGGTCAAAGACctgagcaagaccctgcttcGGAAGCCCCGTCTCTGA